The Equus asinus isolate D_3611 breed Donkey chromosome 4, EquAss-T2T_v2, whole genome shotgun sequence genome has a segment encoding these proteins:
- the LOC106843356 gene encoding translation initiation factor IF-2: MASLSLPWIKHQLDEKKKREAPPEKCRDQRASERARAVRVPTTERFPNRSETIETARAAAASSLGLSGPEWKRGRLAPGPAPSDPPLCHPPRDKLGGTRTSARVWPFWSLPTEADRGHRGRQGYPRGTPIPRPRAPPSASPAGQPKRCSGAHLTSPQTVSLPPPREPPHPSCHPLRRRPGAAGPSPGPSAGRRLTWRVGRQDGGKWRPGGAGRGRAPGAGGGGGGSGCCRYSCRSVQLLLRHRLLGLPRCQERPKRGSASSQSLPVLEAGSPRSRCHQIQFQAGIQT; the protein is encoded by the exons ATGGCCTCGCTCAGTCTCCCTTGGATCAAGCATCAACTGGACGAGAAGAAAAAAAGG GAAGCGCCCCCGGAAAAGTGTAGAGACCagagagcgagcgagcgagcgagagCTGTCCGCGTCCCGACCACAGAGCGCTTTCCAAACCGCTCGGAAACCATTGAAACGGCTCGGGCAGCCGCAGCTTCCAGCCTGGGACTGTCTGGG CCCGAGTGGAAGCGCGGCCGCCTCGCGCCCGGCCCAGCCCCCTCAGACCCCCCACTCTGCCACCCTCCCAGGGACAAGCTCGGGGGCACCAGGACTTCGGCCCGGGTCTGGCCCTTCTGGAGCCTCCCTACAGAGGCTGACAGGGGCCACCGCGGGCGACAGGGCTACCCCCGGGGTACCCCCATCCCCCGGCCTCGGGCGCCACCTTCGGCTTCTCCTGCGGGGCAACCGAAACGCTGCTCTGGAGCCCATCTAACCAGCCCCCAGACCGTCTCCCTCCCGCCACCACGTGAACCTCCGCATCCGTCCTGCCACCCCCTCCGACGCCGCCCAGGGGCTGccggccccagccccggcccgAGCGCCGGCCGCCGGCTTACCTGGCGGGTGGGCAGGCAGGACGGCGGGAAGTGGCGGCCGGGCGGCGCTGGACGTGGCCGAGCGCCAGGTGCaggtggtggcggcggcggctccgGTTGCTGTCGCTACAGTTGCCGCTCAGTCCAGCTCCTCCTCCGCCACCGCCTCCTGGGCCTCCCGCGTTGCCAGGAGAGGCCGAAGCGAGGCTCCGCTTCCTCTCAGAGTCTCCCAG ttctggaggcaggaagtccaagatcaaggtgccaccAGATTCAGTTCCAG